In the Aneurinibacillus soli genome, one interval contains:
- a CDS encoding TetR/AcrR family transcriptional regulator, with the protein MAKKTGEKYQAIIDAAVKVIARYGYHQAQVSKIAREASVADGTIYLYFDSKEDILISLFREKMGLFIKTIQERIDKFERAEDQLRELIYLHLWQLSQNRSFAVVTQIELRQSNLKVRMGINEVIKKYLNMIDQIILLGKQQQVFRADVEHAIVRKMIFGTLDEAVTSWVMNEREYELVSLVDPLHNLFVHGLKT; encoded by the coding sequence ATGGCAAAAAAAACGGGAGAGAAGTATCAGGCTATCATCGATGCTGCTGTCAAAGTGATTGCCCGGTATGGCTATCATCAAGCGCAAGTATCCAAAATCGCCAGGGAAGCATCTGTGGCAGACGGGACGATTTATCTGTATTTTGACAGCAAAGAAGATATACTGATATCGCTGTTCCGCGAGAAAATGGGGCTGTTCATCAAGACGATCCAAGAGCGCATTGATAAATTTGAGCGGGCGGAGGATCAGCTTCGTGAGCTGATTTATCTGCATTTGTGGCAGCTATCACAGAACCGAAGCTTTGCAGTTGTAACGCAGATCGAACTCCGGCAATCCAATCTCAAAGTGCGAATGGGAATTAACGAAGTGATTAAAAAATATCTGAACATGATTGATCAAATTATTTTGCTGGGCAAGCAGCAGCAGGTGTTTCGCGCTGATGTCGAGCATGCGATTGTGCGTAAGATGATTTTTGGCACACTTGATGAGGCAGTTACATCATGGGTGATGAATGAACGAGAATATGAGCTGGTTTCACTTGTTGATCCGTTGCATAATCTGTTCGTTCATGGCTTAAAAACATAA
- a CDS encoding enoyl-CoA hydratase, translating into MEFTNVTLHIENRVAYITVDVAPANTVSSATLSGLEAAFSHVQNNAEAKVVVVTGAGRFFVAGADIKEFTGAFDDTEKAEQMARYGQKVFDLIENFPKPVIAAVNGAALGGGLELAMACHMRFAAENALLGLPELKLGLIPGFGGTQRLARLTGKAKAIELIMSSEFVNGKEAERIGLVNRAFAPEALMEEVKNFAEALAAGKSAVTMRVALEAVTYGLTEGQESGMNREAELFGQLFATADMKEGVNAFIEKRQAEFQDK; encoded by the coding sequence ATGGAGTTTACTAACGTGACGCTACACATAGAAAATCGTGTTGCCTATATTACCGTAGATGTCGCTCCGGCGAATACGGTAAGCTCCGCCACGCTTTCGGGTCTGGAAGCGGCATTTAGCCACGTCCAGAACAACGCAGAAGCGAAAGTTGTCGTCGTAACAGGCGCAGGTCGTTTCTTCGTTGCGGGAGCTGACATTAAAGAGTTCACAGGCGCGTTCGACGACACAGAGAAAGCCGAACAGATGGCTCGCTATGGACAGAAAGTATTCGATTTAATCGAGAATTTTCCAAAACCTGTAATCGCTGCTGTTAACGGTGCGGCTCTCGGTGGAGGATTGGAGCTGGCGATGGCGTGCCATATGCGCTTCGCCGCTGAGAATGCACTGCTCGGTCTGCCGGAATTGAAGCTCGGATTGATTCCGGGATTCGGTGGTACGCAGCGTCTGGCTCGTCTAACTGGCAAGGCTAAAGCCATTGAACTCATTATGTCCAGTGAATTTGTGAATGGTAAGGAAGCAGAGCGCATCGGGCTTGTAAATCGTGCATTTGCACCGGAAGCGCTTATGGAAGAAGTGAAGAATTTCGCGGAAGCGCTTGCGGCAGGCAAAAGTGCCGTTACGATGCGTGTAGCGCTTGAAGCGGTCACCTATGGTCTCACTGAAGGTCAGGAGAGTGGCATGAACCGGGAAGCCGAGCTGTTCGGCCAACTGTTCGCTACTGCTGACATGAAGGAAGGCGTGAACGCTTTCATTGAGAAGCGTCAGGCTGAATTCCAGGACAAGTAA
- the csaB gene encoding polysaccharide pyruvyl transferase CsaB, whose amino-acid sequence MARILISGYYGFDNAGDDTVLYGIITSLQKHMPNAELAVLSNTPAETQALFGIPAFNRWRMSSIIHQLKKSDLLVMGGGSLLQDATSPRSVIYYLGIVMMAKLLGKPVIFYAQGIGPITRALSKRLIRSIVNRVDIITVRDEQSGEDLKSFGVVKAPIHVTADPAVTINPRDVDTTFGKTIIQKYKPHSTRPVMAISVRAWKNEQAYKTEIARFADEAIRRGWDVFFLPMQNSADIGPSRDIVALMQETGAVLIEEKMNFKQIFSFIGSSQFVLGMRLHSVILAAVMSIPFAGVSYDPKMDRFVRRLNMESAGHIKDLRWRDLLANVEPLLRDLPGTRARIQSGMKELIQEAEKSSELARRLLHLHKKL is encoded by the coding sequence ATGGCAAGAATACTGATCTCAGGGTACTACGGATTCGACAACGCCGGGGACGACACCGTGCTGTATGGAATCATTACCTCTCTACAAAAACATATGCCGAATGCAGAATTGGCCGTACTTTCTAATACGCCCGCGGAAACACAGGCGCTATTTGGGATACCTGCTTTTAACCGCTGGCGGATGAGTTCCATTATTCATCAACTGAAAAAGTCTGATCTGCTTGTCATGGGGGGCGGTAGCTTACTTCAAGATGCCACAAGCCCTCGCAGTGTTATCTACTATCTTGGCATTGTCATGATGGCCAAGCTGCTCGGCAAACCGGTCATTTTTTATGCGCAGGGCATCGGGCCCATTACCCGTGCTCTTAGCAAGCGCCTGATCCGCTCCATTGTGAACCGGGTTGACATTATCACAGTACGAGACGAGCAGTCCGGTGAAGATCTGAAATCATTCGGCGTTGTGAAGGCTCCGATTCATGTTACAGCTGACCCGGCTGTGACGATTAATCCGCGTGACGTCGACACAACATTTGGAAAAACGATCATTCAAAAATATAAACCGCACTCCACCCGCCCTGTCATGGCGATCTCCGTGCGTGCCTGGAAAAATGAACAAGCCTATAAAACAGAAATTGCACGCTTCGCCGATGAAGCGATCCGCCGGGGCTGGGATGTGTTCTTCCTCCCCATGCAGAACTCAGCGGATATTGGCCCTTCCCGCGATATCGTGGCGCTTATGCAAGAGACCGGGGCTGTGCTGATTGAAGAGAAAATGAACTTCAAGCAGATTTTCAGTTTTATCGGGTCATCCCAGTTCGTGCTTGGCATGCGTCTGCATTCGGTCATTCTGGCTGCTGTCATGAGCATTCCATTCGCTGGAGTCTCGTATGATCCAAAAATGGACCGCTTCGTACGCCGCCTTAACATGGAATCTGCTGGACATATTAAAGATTTGCGCTGGCGTGATCTACTTGCCAACGTAGAGCCGTTGCTGCGTGATCTTCCCGGAACACGCGCTCGTATCCAATCCGGCATGAAAGAACTTATTCAAGAAGCAGAGAAAAGCAGCGAGCTTGCCCGCAGGCTACTTCACCTTCACAAAAAACTGTAG
- a CDS encoding O-antigen ligase family protein, translated as MTKTRLMALLTAIALIVIGALQYKVGLIGEFVLMGTFLGITMYRSEYGLYLLAMALPILTYRPLLALILLFILVMFVTPQDYERMKSNLKNHLNLAVFLFWAALLVTALTSVHVVESMQQFLLYFFVSFLLYLLLVAKINSRDVLYKFLISLFISAALVSIYGVYQYFTLDFTSAAWVDISENPDVKTRVFATFENPNLFVQYLIMVLPFNFALIFYARSWTNRILLTILAAIIGVAVILTFSRGGWLALFVGIGLLATMISRRLLVVGLIAVVIGLNFAPDMILNRIMTIFQPKTDSSSAFRFQIWKAAPPMIREFWVTGIGSDLTTFKKVYSDYMMPGVKANHFHNIYIMNFVTGGIMTILLLFYMFYQSFRTAVVSLFVNNGNNRLVSLVAKGGIGAVTAIGIAGLTEDVWHQYRVDFMFWITLALISVAFNLARQEKENV; from the coding sequence ATGACGAAAACTCGCCTTATGGCACTGCTGACCGCTATCGCCCTTATTGTGATAGGCGCCCTGCAGTATAAAGTCGGGCTGATCGGCGAATTCGTTTTGATGGGTACGTTTCTTGGCATTACGATGTATCGGTCGGAATACGGCCTGTACTTGTTGGCCATGGCGCTACCTATCCTGACGTACCGCCCGCTGCTCGCTTTGATTCTGTTGTTTATTCTTGTGATGTTTGTAACACCGCAGGATTACGAGCGGATGAAGTCCAATCTGAAAAACCATCTAAATCTAGCTGTTTTTCTATTCTGGGCCGCTCTGCTCGTAACTGCACTTACTTCTGTCCATGTCGTCGAAAGTATGCAGCAATTCCTGTTGTACTTTTTTGTGAGCTTCTTGCTATATTTGCTTCTCGTCGCCAAAATCAACAGCCGGGATGTATTATACAAGTTTCTCATTTCTTTGTTTATCTCAGCAGCGCTTGTTTCCATTTACGGTGTGTACCAGTATTTCACACTCGACTTCACATCAGCAGCCTGGGTAGACATAAGTGAGAACCCGGATGTAAAAACGCGTGTGTTTGCGACATTTGAGAATCCGAATTTGTTTGTACAATATTTGATTATGGTACTGCCGTTTAACTTTGCGCTCATTTTCTATGCACGCTCGTGGACGAATCGGATTCTGCTGACGATTCTCGCCGCTATTATCGGTGTAGCTGTTATTCTGACATTCTCACGCGGCGGCTGGCTGGCGCTGTTTGTCGGAATAGGGCTTTTGGCCACGATGATTAGCCGCCGCTTGCTCGTAGTCGGTCTCATCGCGGTCGTAATCGGTCTCAACTTCGCTCCAGATATGATCCTGAACCGGATTATGACCATTTTTCAACCAAAAACAGATTCCTCAAGTGCATTCCGCTTCCAGATCTGGAAAGCGGCACCGCCGATGATTCGTGAATTTTGGGTAACCGGCATTGGTTCTGATCTTACGACATTCAAAAAAGTGTACAGTGATTATATGATGCCAGGTGTAAAGGCGAATCACTTCCACAACATCTACATCATGAATTTTGTCACCGGTGGCATTATGACCATTCTTTTGCTGTTCTATATGTTCTACCAGAGCTTCCGAACAGCGGTTGTTAGCCTGTTTGTGAACAACGGCAACAATCGTCTTGTCTCCCTTGTCGCAAAAGGCGGAATCGGTGCTGTTACAGCGATTGGTATTGCTGGGCTCACTGAAGACGTATGGCACCAGTACCGAGTTGACTTCATGTTCTGGATCACACTCGCCCTTATTTCAGTCGCGTTCAACCTGGCGCGCCAAGAAAAGGAGAATGTGTAA
- a CDS encoding DUF4330 domain-containing protein: MKVIDERGKFFGWINILDLFLIILLLAAAAFAAVKFTQGGEIAVGPVTKKQVTYTLYNSAEHPFVVNQIKVGDIIRDKDKNVPIGKVVAVKVAPGKTSVPTADGHMVMSTVPEKLSVYITVQTNAVIQGGQAQGEGQTPLLAGNKVSVKGPKYMIETLISDVNLGDTK; the protein is encoded by the coding sequence ATGAAAGTCATTGATGAAAGAGGAAAGTTTTTCGGCTGGATTAACATTCTTGACCTGTTTCTCATTATCCTGCTGCTTGCTGCTGCCGCGTTTGCAGCTGTTAAGTTTACGCAGGGTGGTGAGATTGCAGTCGGTCCAGTCACCAAAAAGCAAGTAACGTATACGCTGTACAATAGTGCAGAGCATCCATTCGTTGTGAATCAGATTAAAGTCGGAGACATTATCCGTGACAAGGATAAAAATGTGCCGATCGGTAAAGTTGTCGCTGTCAAAGTAGCGCCTGGCAAAACATCTGTGCCAACAGCAGACGGTCATATGGTCATGAGCACCGTACCTGAGAAGCTATCCGTCTACATCACTGTCCAGACAAACGCTGTTATTCAAGGCGGACAAGCACAAGGCGAAGGACAAACTCCACTGCTTGCTGGCAATAAAGTATCCGTCAAAGGCCCGAAATATATGATCGAAACACTCATTTCAGACGTGAATCTGGGTGATACAAAATGA
- a CDS encoding glycosyltransferase family 4 protein — protein sequence MARTKTVAEIGVYPPPVGGISIHVARLCDHLEQQDVPFIIYDGNGDNGVKDRAVIPIPEVEQWSWRYLRKRNEDIIHNHFLRWQMRFALSLLKLKGKRIIHTIHSLRNDGEHLGFAQKMMVRLTGLLSDHFIAVSEEIKDKLLELHIPERKISVIPAFIPPGEKEAAVQIPDYITTFFDRYSRVITANGGVGNLHNGHELYGLDLCLDLFIQLAREDQELGFVYCITHVVDEDILERYKERIIAHGLEGRCLLVQEKVPFYPLLQRAALFVRPTASDGDAISLREALYFGTPAIASDVVKRPNGVVTFANRDSQDLILTCREVLHHPLPDPEQYRLEQEQYVLQTLDVLLNR from the coding sequence ATGGCTCGAACGAAAACCGTCGCCGAGATTGGGGTGTATCCCCCACCCGTTGGCGGCATCTCCATTCATGTCGCACGGCTGTGTGACCATCTTGAACAACAGGATGTGCCGTTCATTATTTATGACGGCAATGGGGATAATGGGGTAAAAGATCGGGCTGTTATTCCGATTCCGGAAGTGGAGCAATGGTCGTGGCGTTATTTGCGAAAGCGTAATGAAGATATTATTCATAATCACTTTCTGCGCTGGCAGATGCGATTTGCTCTCTCCCTTTTGAAGCTGAAAGGCAAGCGAATCATTCATACGATTCACAGTCTGCGCAATGATGGAGAACATCTCGGGTTTGCTCAAAAAATGATGGTGCGTCTTACTGGACTTCTCTCTGACCACTTCATTGCTGTGAGCGAAGAAATTAAGGACAAGCTGCTCGAACTGCATATCCCGGAACGTAAAATTTCGGTCATTCCCGCTTTTATTCCACCGGGTGAGAAAGAGGCAGCCGTGCAGATTCCTGATTATATTACGACGTTTTTTGACCGTTATTCACGGGTCATTACGGCAAACGGCGGTGTCGGCAATCTGCACAATGGACATGAGTTATACGGACTTGATCTGTGTCTTGATCTGTTCATCCAGTTAGCACGCGAGGATCAGGAACTCGGGTTCGTGTACTGCATTACGCACGTTGTTGATGAAGATATTCTGGAGCGGTACAAAGAGCGCATCATTGCTCACGGTCTGGAAGGCCGCTGCTTGCTTGTACAGGAGAAAGTACCGTTCTATCCCCTTTTGCAGCGTGCGGCTTTGTTCGTTCGACCCACTGCAAGCGATGGAGATGCGATTTCGCTGCGGGAAGCCCTGTATTTTGGGACTCCTGCGATTGCCAGCGATGTGGTGAAGCGTCCGAATGGTGTCGTAACGTTTGCGAATCGAGATTCGCAAGACTTGATTCTGACCTGCCGAGAAGTGCTGCACCATCCACTGCCGGACCCGGAGCAGTATCGTCTTGAACAGGAGCAATATGTGCTGCAGACGCTTGATGTGTTGCTGAACCGATAA
- a CDS encoding glycosyltransferase gives MKILHAIGGGEFGGAEQHILELLEILSRHAVEPVVVCFYNSTFADELRKRNIRVIVLDTYSRFDFRLVKGLAHILETEKPDLVHSHGVKANFFCRLAIRQVPNTPIITTIHSVLRYDYPNLLAYFLASRMELWTRKWNNHYIAISNSIRQSLEADGVKPCDITLIHHGIPIESFAADQDVRSIQAELGIPAGAFVIGTVSRLVPVKGLTDLMQAFIPLADEQADIHWLIIGDGPEKEALAHTAREAGISDRVHFVGFRKDVARCLHAIDVFVSPSYSEGLGLSLLEAMAAKRPVVATMVGGIADFLVDYHNGLVISPHNPDEIRQNILILKEDDGLRQKIAEAGYETVKKEYTLTHMALRTKELYYKLARSK, from the coding sequence ATGAAAATACTGCACGCGATTGGCGGCGGAGAATTCGGAGGCGCGGAGCAGCACATTCTTGAACTGCTGGAGATTTTATCTCGCCATGCTGTCGAGCCTGTCGTTGTCTGCTTCTATAATTCCACGTTTGCGGACGAGCTACGTAAGCGTAATATTCGTGTGATTGTACTCGATACGTACAGCCGATTTGATTTTCGGCTGGTAAAAGGGCTGGCTCATATCCTGGAAACAGAGAAGCCAGATCTTGTTCATTCACACGGTGTAAAAGCGAACTTCTTCTGCCGACTGGCGATACGCCAGGTTCCGAATACTCCAATTATCACAACCATTCACAGCGTATTGCGCTATGATTATCCAAATCTGCTGGCCTATTTTCTTGCGTCACGCATGGAACTATGGACCCGCAAATGGAACAATCATTATATCGCGATTTCGAATTCCATTCGCCAATCTCTGGAAGCAGATGGGGTGAAGCCTTGTGATATTACCCTCATTCATCATGGGATTCCGATTGAATCGTTCGCTGCTGACCAGGATGTTAGAAGCATTCAAGCCGAACTTGGCATCCCAGCGGGCGCATTTGTGATCGGCACAGTATCCCGGCTCGTACCAGTCAAAGGTTTGACAGACCTTATGCAAGCGTTCATTCCACTCGCAGATGAACAGGCGGATATTCACTGGCTCATCATTGGAGACGGTCCAGAGAAAGAAGCACTTGCCCACACCGCACGAGAAGCTGGAATAAGCGATCGTGTTCATTTTGTCGGTTTCCGAAAAGACGTTGCGCGTTGCTTGCATGCCATTGATGTATTTGTCAGCCCTTCGTATTCTGAAGGTCTCGGCCTGTCACTGCTAGAAGCGATGGCAGCCAAACGTCCGGTTGTAGCTACGATGGTCGGGGGAATCGCAGACTTCCTTGTTGATTATCACAACGGGTTGGTAATCTCGCCGCACAATCCAGACGAGATCCGGCAAAACATCCTGATTCTAAAAGAAGATGACGGACTGCGTCAAAAAATCGCGGAAGCTGGGTATGAGACGGTGAAGAAAGAATATACCCTCACTCATATGGCGCTTCGCACAAAAGAACTGTATTATAAACTTGCACGCAGCAAGTAA
- a CDS encoding NAD-dependent epimerase/dehydratase family protein, giving the protein MMKVLVTGGAGFIGSHIVEQCLEAGYEVCVLDDLSTGKAEQVDARAILYRTNLASPDVLSIVEKEKPDYIIHHAAQSSVPVSLKDPVGDAMSNVVGTVNLLEAARLHGVKKIVYASSAAAYGEPQYMPLDEEHPKQPLSPYGVTKFVPEFYLYAYHHLYGLNYTAFRYANVYGERQDPKGEGGVVSIFVDHAIAGEGLVIFGDGEQTRDFVYVGDVARANVMALTTADNQVMNISTGTKTSVNELVTLLEELMGSPLDVRRDAPREGDILHSYLDHAKATEVLGWTPAYSLRQGLEKTLRFYRTES; this is encoded by the coding sequence ATGATGAAAGTATTAGTGACAGGTGGGGCGGGTTTCATCGGCTCGCACATTGTGGAACAATGTCTAGAAGCCGGATATGAAGTATGCGTACTAGATGATCTATCTACAGGAAAAGCCGAACAGGTAGATGCCCGTGCCATCCTGTATCGGACAAATCTTGCATCACCCGACGTGCTTTCCATCGTAGAGAAAGAAAAGCCGGACTATATTATTCATCACGCAGCTCAGAGTTCTGTTCCTGTCTCGCTGAAAGACCCAGTTGGCGATGCGATGTCTAATGTGGTAGGAACGGTGAATTTGCTTGAGGCGGCTCGCCTGCATGGGGTTAAAAAGATTGTGTATGCATCATCCGCTGCGGCATATGGAGAACCGCAGTACATGCCGCTTGATGAGGAGCATCCGAAGCAGCCACTGTCACCATATGGTGTAACGAAGTTCGTACCAGAGTTTTATCTGTACGCTTATCATCATTTGTACGGTCTGAATTATACGGCATTCCGGTATGCCAACGTGTATGGCGAGCGCCAGGACCCGAAAGGTGAAGGGGGCGTCGTATCGATTTTTGTAGATCATGCGATTGCCGGAGAAGGGCTCGTTATATTCGGGGACGGTGAACAGACGCGTGATTTTGTGTATGTGGGAGATGTAGCACGGGCGAATGTTATGGCGCTTACGACAGCGGATAATCAGGTTATGAACATCAGTACAGGCACAAAAACGAGCGTGAACGAACTCGTCACGCTCCTCGAAGAATTGATGGGAAGCCCGCTTGATGTGCGCCGCGATGCGCCGCGTGAGGGCGATATTTTGCACAGCTATCTGGATCATGCGAAAGCTACTGAAGTGTTGGGGTGGACACCGGCGTATTCATTACGTCAGGGATTGGAAAAGACACTACGCTTTTATCGAACTGAATCGTAA
- a CDS encoding electron transfer flavoprotein subunit beta/FixA family protein has translation MNIIVCLKQTFDTEEKIALQGGAISEDGVEFIINPYDEYAVEEAIKLRDEHGGEVTVVTVGPDRAESALRTALAMGADKAVIVEDEDGNYDEYSVAKILAAVIKDRDYDIIIGGNMAVDNGAGQVGSRLAEELNIPQVTTITKLEVDGGKATVERDVEGDQEVVEVSLPVLVTAQQGLNEPRYPSLPGIMKAKKKPMERLSVDDLELDGDVAAKTAVIETYLPPKKEAGRVLSGDVADQVKELVQLLRSEAKVI, from the coding sequence ATGAATATCATTGTATGCTTAAAGCAAACGTTTGACACGGAAGAGAAAATCGCACTGCAGGGCGGCGCGATCAGCGAAGACGGTGTAGAATTCATCATCAATCCGTATGACGAGTATGCAGTTGAGGAAGCGATTAAGCTGCGCGACGAGCACGGCGGGGAAGTAACAGTTGTTACAGTAGGTCCAGACCGTGCGGAGAGCGCACTGCGCACAGCGCTTGCGATGGGTGCAGATAAGGCTGTCATCGTAGAAGATGAGGATGGCAATTATGACGAATATAGTGTAGCGAAGATTCTTGCGGCTGTAATTAAAGACCGCGATTACGATATTATTATTGGCGGAAACATGGCAGTTGATAATGGAGCAGGCCAGGTTGGTTCACGCCTTGCAGAAGAGCTGAACATTCCGCAAGTCACAACCATTACGAAGCTTGAAGTAGATGGCGGTAAAGCGACAGTTGAGCGCGATGTGGAAGGTGATCAGGAAGTGGTAGAAGTATCACTCCCAGTGCTCGTAACAGCACAGCAGGGCCTTAACGAACCGCGCTACCCTTCTCTGCCAGGTATCATGAAGGCGAAGAAGAAACCGATGGAGCGTCTGAGTGTAGATGATCTCGAGCTAGATGGTGACGTGGCAGCAAAAACAGCAGTGATCGAAACATACTTGCCGCCGAAGAAAGAAGCAGGTCGCGTACTGAGTGGCGACGTGGCGGATCAGGTTAAAGAATTAGTCCAACTTCTTCGCAGCGAAGCGAAAGTAATCTAA
- a CDS encoding DUF4330 family protein: protein MSGRAFSFTAKDAFITVLLVLAGIIIILKAGMASKLVMPPENLTVTMVIEAQLPNFHKSIRAGDKIYQKGALSPFGTVVSVEAKPAKIYTADAKGHYYLREFPEQEDVYVTVRSPGFLSLSGAPIIDDTFFYANQYMPAHTERATFASRILDVEKQGGSR from the coding sequence ATGAGTGGCCGCGCTTTCTCCTTCACGGCGAAAGACGCGTTCATTACCGTGCTTCTCGTGCTTGCAGGTATAATTATCATTCTGAAAGCGGGAATGGCAAGCAAGCTTGTTATGCCGCCTGAAAATCTGACGGTCACAATGGTTATCGAGGCGCAGTTGCCGAATTTCCACAAGTCCATTCGGGCCGGGGATAAAATCTATCAAAAAGGCGCACTCAGCCCGTTCGGTACTGTCGTCTCTGTGGAAGCAAAACCGGCAAAAATCTATACGGCCGATGCGAAAGGCCACTACTATCTACGTGAATTTCCAGAACAGGAAGATGTGTATGTGACCGTACGTTCGCCGGGCTTCCTTTCGCTTAGTGGCGCACCGATTATTGATGATACGTTCTTCTATGCCAATCAGTACATGCCTGCTCATACGGAACGCGCCACATTCGCCTCCCGTATTCTTGACGTAGAAAAACAGGGGGGATCTCGATGA
- the murJ gene encoding murein biosynthesis integral membrane protein MurJ, whose translation MAQTVVRSAMIIIAVTLLGRVVGLFREILLADQFGANWVTDAYGLAYTIPNTIFLFVPGALNAIFVPSLKAMMVRGEETEARALFRKMLTVTTVIYFAIMIVGLMFSRQIIEALTFMQHVSSAVDPAQRAEQVELAVKLLQLMWPSAVFIALLGVFQATLNAHQQFFIPNVSTVVNSLVICAAYPLLVPAYGISGVAMGTSLGFLFAALSMIPSLRKQQYSLAPDWRFNTDEMKKIGERFIPIMIGSLITQVYSFIQPVLSAGLGEGTVAALRFANNIYQLPMGIFVAAFTLPIYPYLVEYYTKGEIGRMKQSVSEGMQYLFILMLPVITAMVVIPDRLVSLLYYRGGSGEFTGEAIHLTAVALLYMSLGLFFLAARDLLTRACYAMENTKVTVIAAMVGIVVNIASSLLFIPYLGHGGVALGTSVGSLANMILLALFLRREIGPFMLRSFWLTALKTLIASAIMGTFLYAAAAFVTIPGVMLEKLYIMILIGIGAGLFFVVLIVLREPLALQIIGRFAGKLLKRRGTK comes from the coding sequence ATGGCTCAAACAGTCGTGCGTTCCGCGATGATTATTATTGCGGTGACGCTTCTCGGACGGGTTGTCGGCCTGTTTCGGGAGATATTGCTCGCGGATCAGTTCGGAGCGAATTGGGTGACAGACGCGTATGGCCTGGCTTATACAATCCCAAACACGATTTTTTTGTTCGTGCCAGGAGCGTTGAATGCCATTTTTGTTCCTTCATTAAAAGCTATGATGGTGCGAGGAGAAGAAACAGAAGCACGAGCGCTGTTTCGCAAAATGCTGACTGTCACGACGGTCATCTATTTTGCTATTATGATTGTTGGCCTTATGTTTTCACGCCAGATCATTGAGGCGTTGACCTTCATGCAACATGTATCGTCAGCGGTTGACCCAGCCCAGCGTGCAGAGCAGGTGGAACTGGCTGTGAAGTTATTACAGCTTATGTGGCCGTCAGCGGTCTTTATTGCGTTACTTGGCGTATTTCAGGCGACGTTAAACGCACATCAGCAGTTTTTTATTCCAAATGTGAGTACAGTTGTGAACTCACTTGTTATATGTGCCGCGTATCCGTTGCTTGTGCCAGCGTATGGAATTAGCGGGGTGGCAATGGGAACGTCACTTGGCTTTTTGTTTGCGGCGCTGTCCATGATTCCATCGCTTCGCAAGCAGCAATATTCTCTGGCACCAGATTGGCGCTTTAATACGGATGAAATGAAAAAAATAGGTGAGCGCTTCATCCCGATTATGATCGGCTCACTTATCACGCAGGTGTATAGCTTTATTCAACCGGTACTGTCAGCCGGTCTCGGGGAAGGGACAGTAGCGGCACTCAGGTTCGCTAATAATATTTACCAGCTTCCGATGGGGATTTTTGTCGCAGCGTTTACGTTGCCAATTTATCCGTATCTGGTCGAGTATTACACCAAAGGCGAGATCGGGCGTATGAAGCAGTCAGTGTCGGAAGGGATGCAGTATTTGTTTATTTTGATGCTGCCAGTGATTACGGCAATGGTAGTCATTCCGGATCGGCTTGTTTCGCTTTTGTACTACCGGGGCGGAAGTGGAGAGTTTACGGGCGAGGCTATACATCTGACAGCGGTCGCATTGCTGTATATGAGCCTTGGACTATTCTTTTTGGCAGCTCGTGACTTGCTGACACGTGCGTGCTATGCCATGGAGAATACAAAAGTGACGGTAATTGCAGCCATGGTAGGCATTGTGGTTAATATTGCGTCAAGTTTGTTGTTTATTCCATATCTCGGACATGGAGGGGTGGCGCTCGGAACATCTGTGGGCTCGCTTGCTAATATGATCCTGCTGGCGCTATTTTTACGACGTGAGATCGGTCCGTTTATGTTGCGGTCCTTCTGGCTTACTGCTTTGAAGACATTGATTGCTTCTGCGATAATGGGGACGTTTTTGTATGCCGCGGCTGCATTCGTTACGATTCCGGGTGTTATGCTTGAGAAGTTGTATATTATGATCCTGATCGGGATCGGAGCGGGTCTTTTTTTCGTAGTGCTTATTGTGCTGCGTGAACCGCTTGCCCTGCAGATTATCGGGCGTTTTGCCGGAAAACTACTGAAAAGAAGGGGTACAAAATGA